In Hoplias malabaricus isolate fHopMal1 chromosome 18, fHopMal1.hap1, whole genome shotgun sequence, the genomic window GAGAGCAGCAGGTTGTTTCTGTGGAATCTGGTTTTCTCAGTAAAGGTGAGTCGGAGCCCTGGTCGTTTCCGTGGGGCGTCTCTGAGGGAGGACACACAGATAATGGTCTGAAGCCTGAGAAACTAACGGagcttgttgtttgtttgtttgtttgtttgttcaggGTGGCAGTAGTTTCCTGATAGTGGACCAGCTGCACTTCAGTAAAGATGTCCTTCctctttattacaaacacagcAACATCACCAGCTTCATCCGCCAGCTCAACATGTGTAAGTTCTGCAGACGTTACTGCACATCTGTCTCCAGACCCCGTAGCCCCCATTAATGCCCTGttaaaggagtgtgtgtgtgtgtgtttgcagatgGTTTCCACAAGGTGGCGCCAGTGAGCGGTGGTCTGCTGAAGGAGGAGGGTCAGGACTGTGTGGAGTTTCAGCACGAATTCTTCACCAAAGACCAACCGCACCTGCTCACGCTCATCAAGAGAAAAgtacacgcatacacacacacacacacacacacacacacacaaacacacacacacacagaaaaacacacacacacacacacagaaacacacacacacacacaaacacagagacacagagagagacaaacacacacactgaaacacacacagagaaactcagagacacacacaactACTATTAAAAGTTTTAGGATATtggggtatgtgtgtgtatgaccaactctgtgtgtgtgtgtgtgtgtgtgtgtgtaggtctcTGTGAGCCGGGGAGTGGACGATGCCGGACAGGTGTCTCAGGTGCTGGTGGAGATCAGTCACGTTCGTGGTCTGCAGGACTCCGTCGACTTTAAACTCATGGCCCTCTGCAGGTcagtgctttctctctctctctctctctctctctctctctctctctctctcactgtgtgtgtgtgtgttgttttcagGGATAACGAGAGTCTGTGGAGGGAACTGACCTCTCTGAAGAAgaaacagcaacagcagcacacCGTCATCCGCAAGgtcagaaccagaaccagagcCATATCCGAGTCCAGACCCAGTACACTGCATGGCCAAAagtctgtggacacctgctcctcCTGAAATGAAGGGGTTAATGAGGAGTGGGTTCCTGTCACTGCGGGGACAGTCTGTACTCTCCTCTCAGGGCTTTGATGGAACTGTGAGGACCAATGAGCTACAGCTGTTTCacagtgatgctccactgagctgtaacagcactgcagaaactgcactatgtaactaccCCCTCCCTCCCACTCCTCCTTGATGTCCGGAcggtgctgtaaaagtgaaccgtactctgtaactgtagggggagcccaggagcaaaaatgttACTCCTTACCTAGAgttactttaataataataataataataataataatatatgaatGTAGTAACATTGCTAtcaaaatgaatacattaacctacacacacacacacacacactgagctgtgCTCCTAGCATTAATTTTACTGTCATActcaatgtgtgaatgtgattaGTAACATGTGATGAGTACAGTCTCTCCTCCCCCAGATCATGCAGCTGATCGTGGACACGGTGCAGTCGGGCGGGGTCCGAGGCCTGAAGAGGAACCTGTGAGTGCTGAAGGTTGCGTGAACATCTGCACACGTGTGTATCACAGCTGTGGGTGTGACCTGTTTGactgatgtgtgtttgtttaggcCGATGATTGACAGCTCGGGGCCCTCCCACTCCCCTCCGAAGTGCAGCAGGCTGTCGGAGACGTCGACGGACGTAAACCTGAGCTCCGCCCCTATTCAGCAGCTCCGCCCACTCCTGGAGCTTCCTGTAAGAGTCCCCCCTCCACCTCCCACCACACGACACCTAGTCTGAGTTTAAAGGGGAGTTTAAAGGGCAGCTCCAGCCACCTCTCACTGCTGTTTCAGTGGTGGTCAGGAACACTGCTGAGGgctttaaactccagcagcactgctgtgtctgatccactctacaccagcacaacacacactaacacaccaccaccacgtcagtgtcactgcagcgctgagaatgatccaccaccacatcacacctgctctgtgggggtcctgagcgctgaggaacaggggggaaggggggtaataaagtatgcagagccacagatggactacagtctgtaagtgtagaactacagagaggAGCTGagggaggggacagtggagaaacagggaggtggctgattggtgtaggTCTGAGGTACAGAAGACTTCCCCTTTAATGTATTCTCTGTGGTGCTGATGATGTCACTGAGAGGTGTTTAAAGCAGTTCAGATATTTTCAGTCTGAGTAGGAAACTCTTAAGAGAGTTCAGTGGCAGATGCTCTGGTCAGTCGTGCTCTGGTCAGTCGTGCTCTGGTCAGTGCTGCTCGGGTCAGTCGTGCTCTGTTCAGTGCTGCTCTGGTCAGTGCTGCTCTGGTCAGTGCTGCTCTGGTCAGTCGTGCTCTGGTCAGTGCTGCTCTAGTCAGTCATGCTCTGGTCAGTGCTGCTCTGGTCAGTGCTTCTCCGGTCAGTAATGCTCTGGTCAGTGCTGCTCTAGTCAGTCGTGTTCTGGTCAGTCGTGCTCTAGTTAGTGATGCTCTAGTCAATGCTGCTCTGGTCAGTGATGCTCTGGTCAGTCGTGCTCTGGTCAGTGATGCTCTGGTCAGTCGTGCTCTGGTCAGTGCTGCTCTAGTCAGTCGTGCTCTGGTCAGTGCTGCTCTGGTCAGTCATGCTCTAGTCAGTGCTGCTCTGGTCAGTGCTGCTCTAGTCAGTGCTGCTCTGGTCAGTTGTGCTCTAGTCAGTTGTGCTCTGGTCAGTGCTGCTCTAGTCAGTGCTGCTCTGGTCAGTTGTGCTCTAGTCAGTTGTGCTCTGGTCAGTGCTGCTCTAGTCAGTCGTGCTCTGGTCAGTGCTGCTCTAGTCAGTCGTGCTCTGGTCAGTGCTGCTCTGAGGTCTCTGCAGGTCACTGCGGAGGTGGCAGTTGACTGAGTTTGAACAATGTAACGTAACTATGGAGAAAACGCAGACACGCAGATGAATGCAGAAAAACACGTTACGCAACAAAGCCTGTGATTGGTCGACAGGTAAAATGAACCTGCGTTGGAGCTCTGAAATCTTGTGCTCAGtgataagcatttacagacattaaatgaaagaatgaacttGTAAAAGCCTCACGCAGCCCGACCCTCACCTCTGTCTCCGCGAGAACTCTGCAGAGGCCTGTGTTTGTTGATGAACTGATGATGTAAAGCACTGGTAGCTCCAGT contains:
- the si:dkey-18a10.3 gene encoding heat shock factor protein 1, coding for MKQSWPVPAFLTKLWTLVDDRSTNQLVRWSSGGSSFLIVDQLHFSKDVLPLYYKHSNITSFIRQLNMYGFHKVAPVSGGLLKEEGQDCVEFQHEFFTKDQPHLLTLIKRKVSVSRGVDDAGQVSQVLVEISHVRGLQDSVDFKLMALCRDNESLWRELTSLKKKQQQQHTVIRKIMQLIVDTVQSGGVRGLKRNLPMIDSSGPSHSPPKCSRLSETSTDVNLSSAPIQQLRPLLELPLDSGPEVSDVCDITNLLEPLPELDSGAAVESAPCCPSTLYPPLSPVDLPLSLLDDPQAVDAEDKLLDKSESDQLSLIDSSLTAIQASPFSPSLEILSELLRINSWDSETHTAKKKRDRKRATDTQTGTYTVATVRSQQLQDLSFTGEMEEADFLPSLLQLVHEAAM